The genomic DNA CAAACCGTACGTGGAAGAGTATCTGATGCCCGACGGCCGCAAACTCTACCTGCTGGGCGAAGGCCGGCTGATTAACCTGGCCGCGGCTGAAGGCCATCCGGCCAGCGTCATGGACATGAGTTTTGCCAATCAGGCGCTGGGGCTGGAATACCTGGTAAAGAACCGCGGCCAGCTGAGCGCCGGGGTGTACCCGGTTCCGGCTGATCTGGATGATAACGTAGCCGCTCTCAAGCTGACCAGCCTGGGGGTGACCATTGATACCCTGACTGAGGAACAAAAAGAATACCTGTCCAGCTGGCAGGAGGGAACTTAGGAGGCATGATGTTAAGCTGCAAGGACTCGGAAAAATACCTTTTTACATCGGAATCGGTGACCGAAGGCCATCCGGATAAAATGTGCGATCAGGTTTCTGACGCGGTACTGGACGCCATTATCGGCAAAGACCCTTTTGCCCGCGTTGCCTGTGAAACCGCGGTGACCAACGGCCTGGTTTTTGTGCTGGGAGAAATCACCACCCAGACCTATGTGGAAATACCCGAACTCGTCCGCAACGTGGTACGCGAAATCGGCTATACCAATCCGGAATGCGGCTTTGACTATAAATCCTGCGGCGTGATGGTTTCCATTAACAAGCAATCCGCTGACATTGCCCTCGGGGTCGGCCAGTCCGCCGAGGCCAAAGCCGGCTCCAGCGACCCGCTGGACGCTGTCGGTGCCGGTGATCAAGGTATGATGGTGGGCTATGCCTGTAATGAAACGCCGGAGCTGATGCCGCTGGCCATCGCGCTGTCCCACCGGCTGACCCGCCAGCTGGCTCATGTCCGCAAACAGGGCATTATTCCCTACCTGCGCCCCGACGGTAAAAGTCAGGTCACGGTAGAATACCAGTACGGTGTCCCGGTCAGGATTGAAACCGTGGTTATCGGCGCTCAGCACGACGACGGAGTCAGCCAGGAACGCATCTACGAAGATATCCTCAGCCACGTTATCCGGCCGATTATTCCCGCCGAACTGGCCGACGACAAAACCAATTATTATGTAAATACAACCGGACGGTTTATCATCGGCGGCCCGGCCTCCGATACCGGCTTCACCGGCCGCAAGATACTGGTGGATACCTACGGCGGCTTTGCCCGTCACGGCGGCGGGGCCTTCTCCGGCAAGGACCCGACCAAGGTGGACCGTTCCGCCGCCTACATGGCACGCTACGTTTCCAAGAATATTGTCGCCAGCGGTCTGGCCGACCAGGTGGAGATGCAGATTGCCTACGCCATCGGCCGCGCGCAGCCGCTGTCGGTTTCTCTGGAAACCTTCGGCACCGCCAAAGTCACCCAGGAAAAACTGATGGAACTGGTGGGGAAACATTTTGACCTGCGGCCGGCCGCCATCATCAAAAACCTAGACCTGCGCCGACCTATTTATCGCCAGACCGCATCTTACGGCCACTTCGGCCGGACGGATATTGACCTGCCCTGGGAACGCGTGGATAAAGCCGCGGCGTTGAAAGCCGACGCCGGGCTGTAAAGGCTGGGTAAAGTGATGAACGCCAAGGATAAAGTTATACCGATTAAATTCGGTACCGATGGCTGGCGGGATTTGATCGCCCGCAATTTCACGTTTGATAACGTGGCCATCTGCGCCGCCGGATACGCCCGCTATCTCAAGGAAACCGGGGCGGCGGGCCGGGGAATCGTCATTGGTTACGATACCCGGTTCCTGTCAGCCGATTTCGCGCTGGAAACGGCCATGGTGTTGAACGCC from Dehalogenimonas sp. W includes the following:
- the metK gene encoding methionine adenosyltransferase yields the protein MLSCKDSEKYLFTSESVTEGHPDKMCDQVSDAVLDAIIGKDPFARVACETAVTNGLVFVLGEITTQTYVEIPELVRNVVREIGYTNPECGFDYKSCGVMVSINKQSADIALGVGQSAEAKAGSSDPLDAVGAGDQGMMVGYACNETPELMPLAIALSHRLTRQLAHVRKQGIIPYLRPDGKSQVTVEYQYGVPVRIETVVIGAQHDDGVSQERIYEDILSHVIRPIIPAELADDKTNYYVNTTGRFIIGGPASDTGFTGRKILVDTYGGFARHGGGAFSGKDPTKVDRSAAYMARYVSKNIVASGLADQVEMQIAYAIGRAQPLSVSLETFGTAKVTQEKLMELVGKHFDLRPAAIIKNLDLRRPIYRQTASYGHFGRTDIDLPWERVDKAAALKADAGL